In the genome of candidate division WOR-3 bacterium, one region contains:
- the priA gene encoding primosomal protein N' — protein MPIFAEKTRGLGFILTSSTVKYLDVFVPNRKIILTYLHHGETRPVIGRLVQIHLKNEASPGCVIGETKKPENFSVKPIDGFIGDEIFLDEKILSIAQFMNSYYGYPLEACLVKTFPSGLFSVLKKTVSVSVLPDYFSQKSNAFLQLSRRKKVNFDHFLENIRKERNLELLGEALDKNHAVIKFEIPSQNSEKTAAERLISVQKVSGQLMTEFQKTIFNFVVSSGNSCELSKITSSFPQNAISEVAKMVRKNILKSKKTFYSPGIAEKFTLTQEQNKCAESVGSNPGKVFLLKGVTGSGKTMVYHSCIEDTLRKGKSVLFLVPEIALIPQTKLFFQKHLNKVETLTYHSGMKQAMRFEVFRKTRDTSPLLVIGTRSSIFLPMKNIGLMVVDEEHSQHYKEEDSGPFYSARDLAVWQSQKFNFTVILGSATPSAESFLNAKKGKYNLLSLPNRATNTKMPECFLLPVSRSKCEAVSKDMKDQILENYNRNEQSILLINRRGFSNYMVCPHCLSVVKCPSCNVSMTYHESEKKLVCHYCGKKLKIPEKCPVCAHPKMHFHGAGTEKVEHAISKAFPEIEILRLDTDVLRKSKQDHEKFFSDFHSGRYPILVGTQMVSKGLDFPGVTLVGIIDADSALAFPDFRAAEIAFQLIVQTSGRAGRAGQKSKVLIQTENPSNPLLVLAQNHDYEGFIEKELRLRREVGYPPFTRLARIVVNSTSNSLARKTSFVVKNILENSLNFAETLGPVPCPIEKIRNRYRWHLLVKAPKNILLGRKILDSGIWEVKTKAKIYVDIDPFRML, from the coding sequence CCTGCACCACGGCGAGACTCGTCCAGTTATCGGCAGGCTTGTTCAAATCCATTTGAAAAATGAAGCGAGCCCTGGTTGCGTAATCGGAGAGACAAAAAAACCCGAAAATTTCAGCGTTAAACCCATAGATGGATTTATAGGCGACGAAATCTTTTTAGACGAAAAGATCTTGTCAATCGCACAATTCATGAATTCGTACTACGGTTATCCATTGGAAGCTTGCCTTGTGAAAACTTTTCCTTCAGGGCTTTTCTCGGTTCTGAAAAAGACGGTTTCGGTTTCAGTTTTGCCGGACTATTTTTCTCAAAAATCCAATGCTTTTTTACAATTGTCCAGAAGAAAAAAAGTAAATTTCGACCATTTTTTGGAAAATATAAGAAAAGAAAGAAATCTCGAACTTCTCGGAGAAGCTCTTGACAAGAATCATGCTGTAATAAAATTTGAGATACCGAGTCAAAATTCTGAGAAAACCGCTGCGGAGAGGCTGATATCTGTTCAGAAAGTCTCGGGACAGCTTATGACCGAATTTCAGAAAACAATTTTCAACTTCGTAGTATCCTCCGGAAATTCATGCGAACTCTCAAAAATCACTTCTTCTTTCCCGCAAAACGCTATTTCAGAAGTCGCTAAAATGGTTAGAAAAAATATCCTGAAATCTAAAAAAACCTTTTACAGCCCCGGTATTGCGGAAAAATTTACGCTGACCCAAGAGCAGAACAAATGCGCTGAATCCGTGGGGTCGAATCCGGGAAAGGTGTTTTTGCTCAAAGGCGTCACCGGAAGCGGTAAAACAATGGTCTACCACAGCTGCATCGAAGACACTCTAAGAAAAGGAAAATCGGTTTTATTTCTCGTCCCTGAAATCGCCCTGATACCACAGACAAAACTTTTTTTCCAAAAACATCTGAATAAAGTTGAAACATTGACCTACCACAGCGGGATGAAACAGGCTATGAGGTTTGAAGTCTTCAGAAAGACGCGCGACACCAGCCCTTTACTTGTAATAGGAACCCGTTCATCAATTTTTCTCCCCATGAAAAATATTGGTCTCATGGTGGTCGACGAGGAACATTCACAGCATTACAAAGAAGAGGATTCAGGACCTTTCTATTCAGCGAGAGACCTGGCGGTCTGGCAATCACAAAAATTCAATTTTACCGTAATTTTGGGCAGCGCGACACCTTCGGCAGAGAGTTTTTTAAACGCGAAAAAAGGAAAATACAACCTTTTAAGCCTGCCGAACAGAGCCACTAACACTAAAATGCCCGAATGTTTTCTTTTGCCAGTCTCGAGATCTAAATGTGAGGCGGTTTCAAAAGACATGAAAGACCAAATCCTCGAGAACTACAACAGAAATGAACAGTCCATTCTCCTTATAAACCGCCGTGGTTTCTCGAATTACATGGTCTGTCCTCATTGCCTTTCGGTAGTCAAATGCCCATCGTGCAATGTGTCGATGACCTACCACGAAAGTGAAAAAAAACTCGTCTGCCACTACTGCGGAAAAAAATTAAAAATCCCGGAAAAGTGCCCGGTCTGTGCCCATCCAAAAATGCACTTTCACGGAGCTGGAACTGAAAAGGTCGAACACGCTATATCCAAGGCTTTCCCCGAAATAGAAATTTTAAGGCTCGACACAGATGTCTTGAGAAAGTCAAAACAAGATCACGAAAAATTTTTTTCGGACTTTCACTCAGGCAGATACCCAATTTTAGTCGGCACTCAAATGGTGTCCAAAGGTCTCGATTTCCCGGGTGTGACCCTTGTCGGAATAATAGACGCCGACAGCGCTTTGGCTTTTCCTGATTTCAGGGCGGCAGAAATCGCTTTTCAACTCATTGTCCAGACCTCCGGTAGGGCGGGAAGAGCGGGGCAGAAAAGCAAAGTGCTCATTCAGACCGAAAACCCTTCAAATCCACTGCTGGTTTTAGCCCAAAATCACGACTATGAAGGTTTTATAGAGAAGGAGCTCCGGTTGAGAAGAGAAGTAGGTTATCCGCCTTTCACAAGACTGGCAAGAATTGTCGTGAACTCAACCAGCAATTCCCTCGCGAGAAAAACCTCGTTTGTAGTAAAAAATATTCTGGAAAATTCGTTGAATTTCGCTGAAACCCTCGGGCCTGTTCCCTGCCCTATAGAAAAGATAAGGAATAGGTACAGGTGGCATTTACTTGTGAAAGCCCCGAAAAATATTCTTCTCGGCAGAAAAATTCTAGATTCGGGAATTTGGGAGGTCAAAACCAAGGCGAAAATATATGTTGATATTGACCCTTTTAGAATGCTTTGA
- a CDS encoding MerR family transcriptional regulator → MRKFFSKKKVYYSISEVAKKAGVNPYVLRFWEDKFFPFLKPKKDKSGRRRYTSSDLDVVLAIVDLLYVKRFTIEGAVKELQLKFSTGAKAAKISSAQKTKMVIKEVKKTLKDLRSDLKKSGFYFPSEKKIGADTAYQKELDAVQLNLFSDDIS, encoded by the coding sequence TTGAGGAAATTTTTTTCCAAAAAAAAAGTCTATTATTCGATAAGCGAAGTGGCTAAAAAGGCGGGTGTAAATCCTTATGTTTTGAGATTTTGGGAAGATAAATTTTTTCCATTTTTAAAACCAAAAAAAGACAAATCAGGCAGAAGAAGATACACATCTTCCGATCTGGATGTCGTTCTGGCAATAGTAGACCTTCTTTACGTGAAAAGATTTACAATAGAAGGCGCGGTCAAGGAACTTCAGCTGAAGTTTTCTACAGGGGCTAAAGCGGCAAAAATCTCCTCGGCTCAAAAAACAAAAATGGTCATCAAAGAGGTTAAAAAAACACTCAAAGACCTGCGTTCGGATTTGAAGAAGTCGGGATTTTATTTCCCTTCGGAAAAAAAGATTGGAGCTGATACTGCCTATCAAAAGGAACTCGACGCGGTCCAACTCAATTTATTTTCAGACGACATTTCTTGA
- a CDS encoding NAD(P)-dependent glycerol-3-phosphate dehydrogenase, with product MEKRTVKIIGAGNWGTTLALHLSNLGVKTYLFEPVAERRLELRKTRENSLFLPGFKISENIEIIDSLAEEGSNADLLFIVVPSKFFRQTVESISSMKDRLKGVVNFTKGLGENGELLSEIMAEIFPEEKIAVVSGPTIANEIARQLPASCVAASRNTSLSSMVQTTLSSSRFRVYTSEDVKGVELGGALKNIIALAAGILDGMNLGTNAKAALMTRGKYEIEKLGVALGAKNGTFSGLSGFGDLITTCFSPLSRNRTLGERLGRGEVLSEIKKDMLMVAEGERTARIAWKIAEKLEIEMPITSVVVDIMDEKITPMEAVRILMDRGLKPEIEF from the coding sequence TTGGAAAAAAGAACGGTAAAGATAATAGGCGCTGGAAATTGGGGAACCACGTTGGCTTTGCACCTTTCAAACCTGGGCGTAAAAACATATCTCTTTGAGCCTGTCGCCGAGAGACGCCTTGAATTGCGGAAGACGAGAGAAAACAGCCTTTTTTTGCCTGGTTTCAAAATCAGTGAAAATATCGAAATAATAGACTCCCTGGCCGAGGAAGGCTCAAACGCGGACCTGCTTTTCATTGTAGTGCCATCAAAGTTTTTCCGTCAAACTGTTGAATCCATCTCTTCTATGAAAGATAGGTTGAAGGGTGTTGTAAATTTCACCAAAGGTCTGGGTGAAAACGGCGAGCTTTTAAGCGAAATAATGGCTGAAATTTTTCCTGAAGAAAAAATTGCCGTAGTCTCAGGTCCGACTATAGCGAATGAAATAGCGCGTCAATTACCTGCTTCATGTGTCGCGGCTTCAAGAAACACCTCTCTCTCATCTATGGTTCAAACTACACTCTCTTCGAGTAGGTTCCGTGTTTACACCTCTGAAGACGTCAAAGGGGTGGAGCTCGGAGGAGCGCTGAAAAACATCATAGCGCTTGCTGCAGGAATACTCGATGGGATGAATCTCGGCACCAACGCAAAAGCGGCCTTGATGACAAGAGGGAAATACGAGATAGAAAAACTCGGTGTCGCCCTAGGGGCAAAAAATGGAACCTTTTCAGGGCTTTCTGGTTTCGGCGATTTAATAACGACATGCTTCTCTCCTCTGAGCCGGAACAGAACGCTTGGTGAGAGGTTGGGCAGGGGCGAAGTGTTATCCGAAATAAAAAAAGACATGCTGATGGTCGCCGAAGGCGAAAGGACTGCTCGAATAGCCTGGAAAATAGCTGAAAAGCTCGAGATAGAAATGCCAATTACGTCTGTGGTCGTCGATATTATGGACGAAAAAATCACCCCGATGGAAGCTGTGAGAATTTTGATGGACAGGGGACTGAAGCCGGAGATTGAATTTTGA
- the plsY gene encoding glycerol-3-phosphate 1-O-acyltransferase PlsY — protein sequence MAFFIGGIPFGLLISKLYGKDPRKEGSKNIGATNVLRTVGVLPGLITFTLDILKGLLPVLAVKILVGKFYYDDLLLFEFSPSATALGAVLGHIFSPYLKFKGGKGVATGLGTIIVLTPLLSVVCFLVFVLILTFSRIVSVGSIIAALSYASLLTAIKLMKLPLSQGEFYYGIATAVFVVFSHRKNISRILKGQETKFSWKKER from the coding sequence TTGGCTTTTTTTATCGGTGGAATCCCTTTTGGACTTTTAATTTCGAAATTATACGGCAAAGATCCCAGAAAAGAAGGCAGCAAAAATATTGGAGCGACAAATGTATTGAGAACGGTCGGTGTTTTGCCGGGGTTGATAACTTTTACTCTCGACATCCTAAAAGGGTTGTTGCCTGTCCTCGCCGTAAAAATTCTGGTGGGGAAATTTTATTACGACGATTTGCTTTTATTTGAATTTTCTCCTTCTGCGACGGCGCTCGGTGCGGTGCTTGGGCATATATTTTCGCCCTACCTGAAATTCAAAGGCGGAAAAGGCGTCGCGACAGGACTCGGAACAATAATCGTCCTCACGCCGTTGCTGTCTGTTGTTTGCTTTTTGGTTTTTGTTCTGATTTTAACATTTTCCAGGATCGTATCTGTGGGATCAATAATAGCCGCTCTGAGTTACGCTTCTTTACTTACTGCTATTAAACTGATGAAATTGCCTTTATCTCAAGGTGAATTTTATTATGGGATAGCAACGGCGGTTTTTGTCGTTTTTTCTCATAGAAAAAATATCTCGAGAATTCTAAAAGGGCAGGAGACAAAATTCTCTTGGAAAAAAGAACGGTAA
- the der gene encoding ribosome biogenesis GTPase Der: protein MSKPLITIIGRQNVGKSTLFNRLLGRRKAIVDEKPGVTRDFNYGEVEWCGNKYDFVDTGGLFGYDSKAGIMDEISSVLGELLRKSSLVVFLVDGKSGVNPGDKVIAEILRKSGVSVLIVVNKIDNPSGNAGLNFPFFELGLGNPTPISATQGFGIGEMLDSIQERVSGKNFKEREKPLKIIIAGRPNVGKSSLMNTILNRKRSIVHDQPGTTRDPVSEEIKYHGYNFEIVDTAGFRRMARVESDIEYYSIKRAWDEYRQGEVTILVMDASQGFVRGDWRVLKEIEQSAGGLIVCLNKSDLVDPENRDILIKSVKKSLQSRSYIPVVLVSALKKTGVPKLVKTIREIQIRGSTELDEQTLQETLLDSVISHHPPMIGKKRINIYSFHLVHKLPHIITAETNLPQSITDNYRKYLEKNLRARFDLEGIVVKIKPVQKQ, encoded by the coding sequence ATGTCAAAACCTTTGATAACAATAATAGGCAGGCAAAATGTCGGCAAGTCGACACTTTTTAACAGACTTCTCGGAAGAAGAAAAGCGATAGTTGACGAAAAACCAGGCGTCACAAGAGATTTCAACTATGGAGAAGTTGAATGGTGCGGCAATAAATATGATTTCGTCGACACAGGCGGGCTGTTCGGGTATGATTCAAAAGCAGGAATTATGGATGAGATATCATCTGTCCTCGGAGAGTTGCTCCGTAAATCTTCACTCGTGGTGTTTTTGGTGGACGGAAAATCCGGCGTCAACCCCGGAGATAAAGTAATAGCGGAAATACTGAGAAAATCGGGTGTGAGTGTTTTGATAGTGGTAAACAAAATCGATAATCCGTCAGGTAACGCGGGACTTAATTTCCCTTTTTTCGAACTCGGTTTAGGTAATCCAACTCCGATATCAGCCACTCAGGGTTTCGGAATCGGAGAAATGCTCGATTCTATACAAGAAAGGGTTTCAGGCAAAAATTTCAAAGAGAGGGAGAAACCTTTAAAGATAATAATAGCCGGAAGGCCTAACGTAGGGAAATCCTCTTTGATGAACACTATCTTAAACAGAAAAAGATCCATTGTTCACGACCAACCCGGCACGACGCGAGATCCGGTGAGTGAGGAGATAAAGTATCACGGCTATAATTTTGAGATAGTTGATACCGCCGGATTCAGGAGGATGGCTCGAGTCGAGAGCGACATAGAGTATTACAGCATAAAAAGAGCCTGGGACGAATACCGGCAAGGAGAGGTTACGATTCTCGTAATGGATGCCAGCCAGGGATTCGTCAGAGGAGACTGGAGGGTCCTCAAAGAGATCGAACAATCCGCAGGTGGTTTGATTGTATGCCTTAATAAATCTGATCTCGTGGATCCTGAAAATCGGGATATTCTTATTAAAAGCGTCAAAAAATCACTTCAATCACGATCTTATATTCCCGTTGTACTCGTTTCAGCTCTCAAGAAAACAGGCGTGCCGAAACTTGTCAAAACGATCCGGGAAATTCAAATTAGAGGCAGTACTGAATTGGACGAGCAAACTCTCCAAGAAACTCTTTTGGATTCGGTCATATCTCACCATCCGCCTATGATCGGGAAAAAGAGAATCAACATCTATTCATTTCATCTCGTTCACAAATTGCCACACATAATCACCGCAGAGACTAACCTGCCCCAGAGTATAACCGACAATTACCGCAAATACCTTGAGAAGAATTTACGGGCTCGTTTTGACCTTGAAGGAATAGTTGTAAAAATAAAACCGGTACAAAAGCAATGA
- a CDS encoding DUF512 domain-containing protein produces the protein MGVKILKVSGKGLATELGILPGDEIVSINGKQLQDYFDLSFWISDYRGKIVWKSQAGKKSADLGGYTPKIFGAVIEPFRYKRCANKCVFCFVDQNPKNSRKSLKFKDDDYRLSFLSGAYITGTNLTEKEIMKITELKLSPIYISVHATDPLERGRLFGLERGAPIVPLLKKLVGSGIKVHTQIVIVPGMNDGNVLEKTLEDLVKLKAASVALVPVGLTKYRKGLTPLREMTKEESQEVIGLTLSATFRKKRDLTPLYPTDQMFLKANVEIPGRSYYTNFPQLENGVGGLRLFIDRAKKTSELKIKRPLFILTGIAMAPYVQGLANKIFCGKNCAEVVPVKNRFYGGNVDTAALLSGRDLKKALENLEEGIIGIPARTLNHEGLFVDGLKITDIEISTGRKVFVCPENPRSFFNKLDKSL, from the coding sequence ATGGGCGTAAAAATTTTAAAAGTCTCGGGTAAAGGACTTGCCACAGAACTCGGAATTCTTCCGGGAGATGAGATAGTTTCGATCAATGGGAAACAGCTCCAGGATTATTTCGACCTTTCTTTTTGGATTTCAGATTATAGGGGTAAAATTGTATGGAAGAGTCAGGCCGGAAAGAAGAGCGCTGACCTCGGCGGATACACACCTAAAATATTCGGCGCGGTAATCGAGCCTTTCAGATACAAAAGATGTGCGAACAAGTGCGTTTTTTGCTTCGTAGATCAAAACCCGAAAAATTCAAGAAAATCTCTTAAATTTAAAGACGACGATTACAGGCTTTCTTTTCTCAGCGGGGCTTACATCACCGGTACGAATTTGACCGAAAAAGAAATTATGAAAATTACCGAATTGAAACTTTCGCCTATTTACATAAGCGTTCATGCGACAGACCCGCTGGAGAGAGGGAGGCTTTTCGGTTTGGAACGCGGAGCTCCCATAGTTCCGCTTCTAAAAAAGCTGGTCGGCTCCGGAATCAAAGTTCACACTCAAATCGTAATCGTGCCAGGGATGAACGACGGAAATGTGCTGGAAAAAACTCTCGAAGATCTCGTGAAGCTCAAAGCGGCCTCCGTTGCACTTGTGCCTGTCGGGCTTACAAAATACAGAAAGGGTTTGACGCCTTTAAGGGAGATGACAAAAGAGGAATCCCAGGAAGTCATAGGTTTAACCCTATCCGCAACTTTTAGAAAAAAAAGAGACTTGACGCCTCTTTACCCCACAGATCAGATGTTTTTGAAAGCGAATGTTGAAATACCCGGAAGATCCTATTACACAAACTTTCCTCAACTGGAAAATGGTGTCGGCGGTTTGCGTCTTTTTATCGATAGAGCAAAAAAAACATCAGAGTTGAAAATAAAAAGGCCTTTGTTTATTCTGACCGGAATCGCTATGGCTCCTTATGTCCAGGGGTTGGCAAACAAAATTTTCTGCGGAAAAAATTGCGCTGAAGTTGTTCCTGTAAAAAACAGATTTTACGGAGGAAACGTCGACACAGCGGCTCTTTTGTCGGGCAGAGATCTTAAAAAAGCTTTAGAAAACCTCGAAGAAGGCATTATAGGAATACCGGCAAGGACTCTGAACCACGAAGGTCTTTTTGTAGATGGTTTGAAAATTACTGACATTGAAATTTCTACAGGCAGAAAGGTCTTTGTATGTCCGGAAAACCCAAGGTCTTTTTTCAACAAACTTGATAAATCATTGTAA
- a CDS encoding S-layer homology domain-containing protein codes for MKRLIYILIFFLVSCSTTGEVRSLKTIKMVPEIIRVSNPDTFLQNVEAVSRGELAYLIETRFSSSCILELFPIKNSDFPKDISNHWAGIYAVKVSQRDIMPLFPDGSFYPDDPVKKFQLAIVFYKLIRDFFIIYSTEDIYTESWKWAVENGLVSGDRQSYVSGAEAVESVKKICDYMSN; via the coding sequence ATGAAGAGACTTATCTACATACTTATCTTCTTTCTCGTATCATGTTCCACGACTGGCGAGGTAAGATCTCTCAAAACAATAAAGATGGTCCCTGAGATTATCAGGGTTTCAAATCCGGACACTTTTTTGCAAAATGTTGAAGCTGTGTCGAGAGGAGAGCTCGCTTACCTGATAGAGACAAGGTTCTCTTCCAGCTGCATTCTCGAGCTTTTTCCGATCAAGAATTCCGATTTTCCCAAAGACATATCCAATCACTGGGCTGGTATTTATGCTGTGAAAGTCTCGCAGAGAGATATTATGCCTCTTTTCCCTGACGGAAGTTTTTATCCCGACGACCCTGTGAAAAAATTCCAACTCGCTATAGTTTTTTACAAATTGATAAGGGACTTTTTTATTATCTATTCAACGGAGGACATTTACACCGAGAGTTGGAAATGGGCGGTTGAAAATGGTTTGGTATCGGGTGACAGGCAAAGCTACGTTTCCGGGGCCGAAGCCGTAGAAAGCGTAAAGAAAATCTGCGATTACATGTCTAATTGA
- a CDS encoding cupin domain-containing protein, translating to MIRVVPQDQAIKSVIENQETKGVKKNLLIGSREGKPTMALRVFELDEGGYTPFHAHPWEHINYILEGEGALKTEEGEIELKKGFTVFVPSDEKHQYKNKGKGKFSFICLVPVEKE from the coding sequence ATGATAAGAGTTGTGCCGCAAGATCAAGCTATCAAGTCGGTAATAGAGAACCAAGAGACTAAAGGGGTAAAAAAGAACCTGCTTATAGGATCCAGGGAAGGAAAACCCACGATGGCGCTTAGGGTATTCGAACTCGATGAGGGAGGGTACACTCCTTTTCACGCTCATCCATGGGAGCATATAAACTACATACTAGAAGGTGAAGGAGCGTTGAAAACCGAGGAAGGTGAAATCGAATTGAAAAAGGGATTTACGGTGTTTGTCCCGTCCGATGAAAAGCATCAATACAAAAATAAGGGCAAGGGTAAGTTCAGTTTTATATGTCTTGTGCCAGTGGAAAAGGAATGA
- a CDS encoding DUF192 domain-containing protein, translated as MKIRFVILCFVIISCRGPVERELQNEDFKPDYYGLSFEKTLIVVGDETLSVEIADDENERSLGLMYRDSLQQNAGMLFVFDRPTKLYFWMKNTKIELDIAFIDSSMVIMEIESLIPYSTENVASDFDAKYALEVNRGWFKERNIVFGDKIKFTE; from the coding sequence ATGAAAATTAGATTTGTCATCCTTTGTTTTGTCATTATCTCCTGCAGAGGCCCGGTTGAAAGAGAATTGCAGAATGAAGATTTCAAGCCGGATTACTACGGTCTTTCATTTGAGAAGACGCTCATTGTCGTCGGCGACGAGACCCTCTCGGTCGAAATTGCCGACGATGAAAACGAAAGATCCTTAGGCTTAATGTACAGGGACAGCCTTCAACAGAATGCGGGTATGCTGTTTGTTTTCGACAGACCGACAAAACTGTATTTTTGGATGAAAAACACAAAAATCGAGCTCGACATAGCTTTTATCGATTCTTCAATGGTGATAATGGAAATCGAAAGTTTAATACCTTATTCGACCGAAAATGTTGCTTCAGACTTTGACGCAAAATACGCCCTCGAGGTGAACAGAGGTTGGTTTAAAGAGCGCAACATAGTTTTCGGAGATAAGATAAAATTCACTGAATAG